Proteins encoded by one window of Lathyrus oleraceus cultivar Zhongwan6 chromosome 1, CAAS_Psat_ZW6_1.0, whole genome shotgun sequence:
- the LOC127115395 gene encoding F-box/kelch-repeat protein At3g23880: protein MMVISPAKRIRETLPEELISEILSLLKVKSLLRFKCVNKSWNSLISDPFFVKMHLIKSSPNPHILLSSTYFSSTCNVGIHNPSTLRSLPENRSINLFPEVSKYKLMEKRCHIIGSCNGLTCLVISPSSRKNEFYLWNPATRWLSQKVGSFHRGRGRNTAFEFSFGYDNLIEKYKVVAFRPKEVRVFNIGDNVWRHVQSFPMEPYRYSYTYNQLNAGVYLKLNNSLNWFALGDNTRPYYYALQQFFIISLDLGTETYTHFLFPRGFEESVVRPIVCVLMECLCVSHYSKGFDFVIWQMKEFGVGESWMKLLKFDSHGVVNMLPLHVFENGDTLIFASCPNEITCYNSRENRLVRQTTVTNSIHINWFNVTHYVESLVSTY from the coding sequence ATGATGGTTATCTCACCTGCAAAGCGCATTCGTGAAACATTACCGGAGGAACTTATTTCAGAGATATTGTCATTGCTTAAAGTGAAATCACTTTTGCGATTCAAATGCGTGAACAAGTCTTGGAACTCGCTCATCTCCGATCCATTCTTCGTCAAAATGCACCTCATCAAATCTTCACCAAACCCACACATCCTTCTTTCCTCAACATACTTTTCAAGTACTTGCAATGTTGGCATACACAATCCTTCCACACTACGCAGTTTGCCTGAGAATCGCTCCATCAATCTTTTCCCGGAAGTTTCTAAATATAAGTTGATGGAAAAACGTTGTCATATTATTGGTTCCTGCAATGGATTGACTTGTTTGGTGATTTCTCCGAGTTCTCGTAAGAATGAATTCTATCTATGGAATCCAGCAACCAGGTGGTTGTCTCAAAAAGTAGGCTCTTTTCACCGGGGTCGGGGTCGTAATACCGCTTTCGAGTTCTCATTTGGTTATGATAATTTAATTGAGAAATATAAGGTGGTGGCCTTCCGTCCTAAGGAGGTCAGAGTTTTCAATATTGGTGATAATGTTTGGAGACATGTTCAAAGTtttcctatggaaccttatcgGTATAGTTACACTTACAACCAACTGAATGCTGGTGTCTATTTGAAATTGAATAATAGCCTCAATTGGTTTGCCCTTGGTGATAATACCCGACCTTATTATTAtgctcttcaacaattttttATTATCTCACTTGATTTGGGAACAGAGACCTACACACACTTTTTGTTCCCTCGGGGATTTGAAGAGTCAGTTGTTCGCCCAATTGTTTGCGTATTGATGGAATGTCTTTGTGTTTCTCACTATTCCAAAGGGTTTGATTTTGTTATATGGCAGATGAAGGAATTTGGAGTTGGAGAGTCATGGATGAAATTGCTTAAATTTGATTCACATGGAGTTGTTAATATGTTGCCATTACATGTTTTCGAGAATGGAGATACGCTGATATTTGCGAGCTGTCCTAACGAAATAACTTGCTATAATAGCAGAGAAAATAGACTAGTAAGGCAAACTACAGTTACAAATAGCATACATATAAATTGGTTTAATGTGACCCATTACGTTGAAAGTTTGGTTTCAACCTATTGA